The following are encoded together in the Mesotoga sp. Brook.08.105.5.1 genome:
- a CDS encoding GH1 family beta-glucosidase: MRASFPEDFLWGVATASYQIEGADLQEGKGPSIWSDFTHEPGRIDSGENGDIACDHYHRYLEDIELMTRLGVNSYRFSISWPRVFPEGRGQINQMGIDFYDRLIDELLKRSIRPVVTLYHWDLPLKLQKRFKGWESREIRHYFGDYSSSMFSKFGDRVKLWITLNEPYCSSHVSYLWGEHAPGKRDLRISLSVAHNLLLSHGEAVKRFREEVRDGMIGLTNVSAFVEPASDSGADLRAARLYDQFVNGWFFETPITGEYPSELFSRFEIAGVSPTIEDEDMELISTPFDFWGVNYYTRNLVRSQESSVLGSEVVQGDLPKTEMGWEIYPEGLEGFLFKVFKEYGRKPIYVTENGIASKDALVDGNVDDGPRIDYLRKHFSAALNAIKGGVDLRGFFVWTMMDNFEWARGYSKRFGLVYVDFKNDLKRVPKKSFNYYRDFLRSL; the protein is encoded by the coding sequence TTGCGAGCAAGTTTTCCTGAGGACTTTCTTTGGGGTGTTGCAACGGCTTCTTATCAGATTGAGGGCGCAGACCTGCAAGAAGGTAAAGGGCCTTCGATATGGTCGGATTTCACCCATGAACCTGGACGAATAGATTCCGGGGAAAATGGCGATATTGCCTGCGATCACTACCACAGGTACTTGGAAGACATTGAGCTTATGACTAGGCTCGGAGTGAACTCCTACCGATTTTCCATATCCTGGCCAAGAGTGTTTCCTGAAGGCAGAGGACAGATAAACCAGATGGGAATCGATTTCTACGATAGACTGATTGATGAACTTCTTAAGAGGAGTATTCGGCCTGTTGTTACTCTATACCACTGGGATCTCCCTCTTAAACTGCAGAAAAGATTTAAGGGATGGGAGTCCCGAGAAATAAGGCATTACTTTGGCGATTATTCCAGCAGTATGTTCAGCAAATTCGGTGACAGGGTGAAGCTCTGGATAACTTTGAACGAACCGTATTGCTCATCCCACGTCAGTTACCTCTGGGGGGAACACGCACCCGGAAAGAGAGATTTGAGGATTTCACTTTCCGTTGCTCACAACCTTTTGCTTTCTCATGGTGAAGCGGTGAAGCGTTTTAGGGAGGAAGTAAGAGACGGCATGATTGGTCTAACCAATGTATCTGCTTTTGTTGAGCCTGCTAGCGATTCCGGAGCTGATCTTCGAGCGGCAAGACTCTATGATCAATTCGTAAACGGGTGGTTCTTTGAAACCCCAATCACTGGCGAGTATCCTTCCGAACTCTTCTCAAGGTTCGAGATTGCAGGAGTGAGCCCAACTATCGAAGATGAAGATATGGAACTAATATCCACGCCGTTCGACTTTTGGGGTGTGAATTACTATACAAGAAACCTTGTTAGAAGCCAAGAATCAAGCGTGCTTGGCAGCGAAGTTGTTCAGGGAGACCTCCCGAAGACCGAGATGGGATGGGAGATCTACCCAGAAGGTCTAGAAGGTTTTCTATTCAAGGTCTTCAAAGAATACGGAAGGAAACCGATCTATGTTACTGAGAACGGTATCGCAAGCAAAGATGCTTTGGTTGATGGCAACGTTGACGATGGCCCGAGAATTGATTACCTTAGAAAGCACTTTTCAGCTGCTCTTAACGCGATCAAGGGAGGAGTGGATCTTAGGGGCTTTTTTGTCTGGACTATGATGGACAATTTCGAATGGGCACGAGGTTACTCCAAGAGGTTTGGTTTGGTATACGTGGACTTCAAAAACGATCTGAAACGAGTTCCAAAGAAGAGTTTCAACTATTACAGGGATTTCCTTCGGTCTTTGTGA
- a CDS encoding DegV family protein produces the protein MIGVIVDSGCDLPEQMKARDNVRVVPLKIILDGKEYRDNIDISTPDLLHYMEDKFPKTSLPRPSEIGEAFDSLYEKGFKEMLYIGISSGLSGTLGQVKTFVRDFSEKHSDVKVEVVDSKNISIGSGLLAMKGIDMIKSGIAFEKVVSEIHASVKKSKVFFCIPVLKFLKAGGRIGKVTATIGDILDLKPVITVGEDGVYHSVSKERGMKRAVRASVKNLLNFIEGKRLLNIAAYTSDKSEKTMEFFRMVIEEIKAAGIDDVITGQISQSLVCHTGPGLIGVAAIIE, from the coding sequence ATGATTGGAGTTATTGTCGATTCAGGTTGTGATCTTCCTGAACAGATGAAAGCAAGAGATAACGTTAGAGTTGTACCTTTGAAGATAATTCTGGATGGTAAGGAGTACAGAGACAACATCGACATATCCACACCCGATCTGCTTCACTATATGGAAGATAAGTTTCCCAAGACATCTCTTCCAAGACCGTCGGAAATCGGTGAGGCTTTTGACAGCCTTTATGAAAAGGGATTCAAGGAGATGCTTTATATTGGAATATCCAGCGGTCTGAGCGGAACGCTTGGTCAAGTGAAGACTTTTGTCAGAGACTTCTCCGAAAAGCACTCCGATGTGAAGGTCGAGGTAGTCGACTCAAAGAATATTTCGATTGGCTCGGGGCTGCTCGCTATGAAGGGGATAGATATGATTAAGAGTGGTATTGCCTTTGAAAAGGTTGTGAGCGAAATTCACGCTTCTGTAAAGAAATCTAAGGTTTTTTTCTGCATACCTGTTCTGAAGTTTCTAAAGGCTGGAGGACGAATAGGAAAAGTTACTGCAACTATAGGTGATATTCTTGACCTGAAACCCGTAATAACCGTTGGAGAAGATGGAGTCTATCACAGTGTTTCAAAAGAGAGAGGCATGAAGAGAGCCGTCAGAGCTTCTGTGAAGAATCTCTTGAACTTCATTGAAGGCAAGAGGCTTCTGAACATTGCCGCATATACTTCAGATAAGAGTGAAAAGACAATGGAATTCTTTCGAATGGTAATAGAAGAGATTAAGGCTGCAGGAATAGATGATGTGATAACAGGTCAAATTTCTCAGTCTCTTGTGTGTCATACAGGCCCTGGTCTCATAGGTGTTGCAGCGATTATTGAGTAG
- a CDS encoding MFS transporter, whose amino-acid sequence MDKNRQTRILSVFEGAIYNGFFLITQGFLGTGLALEFGASEPAIALIGVLPSVSQFIQLLAPSFLRIVKSRKRAMMICAFASRLSTAFIPIALALGINRQSLLLTILAFFSLAASLTGNYWVSIIRDVAPLKGAARFLSMRNVIFTFTNMFITLFYAFILDSVPGRMGFILITAFGVASALVSLVLLGFHNDPPHEISHGRGLFRAVTKDIRFKPYLRFYSFWSFSIAITSPFFAYHELVNMKLDYSFLSILSVFSSLLTILFYLLWGKIADKIGNQEVLEFGVLGAFLRTILWLFMDNGTVYLLYIDAFIGTASWSAINLCLFTTRLDLLSGVDAQSYYALLSFTNGASALVGSLVGGFFAAYLNRFTWMVGGHRFFGIQILFFVTFVLKRLFDFLEGSQDEKGGLCVGNGF is encoded by the coding sequence TTGGATAAGAATCGGCAGACTAGGATTCTCTCGGTTTTTGAGGGTGCAATATACAATGGGTTCTTCTTGATAACTCAGGGTTTTCTTGGTACAGGGCTTGCACTCGAATTTGGGGCATCTGAACCGGCGATAGCCTTGATTGGCGTTCTTCCTTCGGTTTCCCAGTTCATTCAGCTGCTGGCTCCATCCTTCTTGAGAATTGTCAAGAGCCGAAAGCGGGCGATGATGATCTGCGCTTTCGCAAGCAGGCTGTCTACGGCTTTTATCCCTATCGCGCTTGCTCTTGGAATAAACAGGCAGTCACTTCTGCTGACTATTCTTGCCTTCTTCTCGCTTGCGGCGAGTCTTACCGGAAACTATTGGGTTTCGATTATAAGAGATGTGGCGCCGTTAAAAGGTGCTGCTAGATTCTTGAGCATGAGAAACGTGATATTCACTTTCACGAATATGTTTATAACGTTGTTCTACGCCTTTATCCTTGATTCGGTGCCCGGAAGAATGGGTTTCATTCTGATCACTGCTTTTGGAGTGGCAAGTGCATTAGTCAGCCTCGTGCTCTTGGGGTTTCATAACGATCCTCCCCACGAAATAAGTCATGGTCGAGGTTTGTTCAGGGCCGTCACTAAAGACATAAGGTTCAAGCCGTATTTGAGATTCTACTCCTTCTGGAGCTTCTCAATAGCTATTACCTCGCCCTTTTTCGCTTATCATGAGCTAGTCAACATGAAACTGGATTACTCATTTCTTAGTATACTGAGTGTCTTCAGTTCACTCCTAACAATACTGTTTTACTTGTTGTGGGGAAAGATCGCTGACAAAATCGGGAATCAGGAGGTCCTTGAGTTCGGGGTTCTTGGGGCTTTCCTCAGGACAATCCTGTGGTTGTTTATGGACAACGGGACGGTCTATCTGTTGTATATTGACGCTTTTATCGGGACCGCTTCATGGAGCGCCATAAACCTCTGTTTATTCACCACAAGGCTCGACTTGCTTAGCGGGGTTGATGCCCAGTCTTACTATGCTTTGCTTTCATTCACCAACGGTGCCTCGGCTCTTGTTGGCTCCCTGGTGGGAGGATTTTTCGCTGCATATCTGAACAGGTTCACTTGGATGGTTGGCGGACACAGGTTTTTCGGCATCCAGATCCTGTTCTTCGTTACTTTTGTTCTGAAGCGTCTCTTTGATTTTCTTGAAGGGAGTCAAGACGAGAAAGGTGGTCTCTGTGTCGGGAATGGTTTTTAA